One genomic window of Candidatus Marimicrobium litorale includes the following:
- a CDS encoding integrase core domain-containing protein: MRRFKSERQAQRCLGVHAIVPILITLRLFTPWGLEKAIAEWVDHYNHGRYHESLDNVTPADVFEGRRNEILDQRAPVKARTMTKRKIHNLRLAG; this comes from the coding sequence ATGCGGCGCTTCAAATCAGAGAGGCAGGCCCAGAGATGTCTGGGTGTCCATGCAATCGTTCCCATTCTGATCACTCTGCGTCTCTTCACACCGTGGGGATTGGAAAAGGCCATCGCCGAGTGGGTGGATCATTACAACCACGGGCGCTATCACGAGTCCCTGGACAACGTCACACCAGCTGACGTGTTTGAGGGCAGGCGTAACGAGATACTTGATCAACGCGCCCCGGTGAAAGCCAGGACCATGACGAAGCGGAAAATACACAACCTGCGATTAGCAGGCTAA
- a CDS encoding xanthine dehydrogenase family protein molybdopterin-binding subunit — MGKWTRRAFITTGLLGGGALVVGVGLRLGNRNAQLAPLVAGDGEQLVNAWLKIGADNQVVAIIPHSEMGQGAQTALAQMLADELDARWEDVSFLEAPAEDAYANWALAKGFALGGMEVPAVLEASINGLMFQTTKAMKMQITGGSLSVRSTGVYGMRVAGAAARELLIQAAADTWQVDPASLTARDGRIVEIAGERSAPFAEFAPAAGRLSSNASPTLKNPQEFRIMGHSKPRLDIPAKVDGTAQFGIDATVEGMFYAAAQAAPVFGASVASFDASRAKKMPGVLDVVKIDDAVAVVADSYWHARQAMDQVEITWTKTDNDSRSSAGFFQQFTADMQRDRDAGTSTADLEEGNVSNVIANAEKVISRSYQVPWLAHTCMEPMNALARVGVNGCEVWTGTQNPLGTRHAIAAALNLDVEQVTLHQHQMGGGFGRRSMPDTAIQAAKLARLVGKPVKLIWSREEDVKHDFYRPAVRSEFRAVLNDAGKPLAWENQFVDKHEPVEAPHIPYDVPNQYVHHTDSPTHVPFGAWRSVDHSQHGFFTESFIDELAYEAGVDPYQYRRELLAHRPRHLAVLDKAAEEGDWDTPMSEGRGRGISLQESFGTLVAQVVEVTIIEGDLSVDRVVVAVDPGFAVSPDGLTAQMESGVVYGLTAALYGEISIENGAVAQSNFHDYSALRMDSAPVIETHIINSMEHWGGAGEPSTPGIAPALTNAIYAARGVRIRELPIGKFELGPSSV; from the coding sequence GTGGGTAAGTGGACACGACGTGCTTTTATAACCACCGGTCTGCTGGGGGGCGGTGCTTTGGTGGTAGGTGTGGGCTTGCGGCTCGGCAATCGCAATGCACAGCTGGCACCGTTGGTGGCTGGTGATGGCGAACAGCTGGTTAATGCCTGGCTGAAAATTGGCGCAGATAACCAGGTGGTGGCAATCATACCGCACAGTGAAATGGGGCAAGGCGCCCAAACCGCATTGGCGCAGATGCTGGCCGATGAGCTCGATGCGCGCTGGGAGGATGTCTCATTTCTTGAAGCCCCGGCGGAAGACGCTTACGCCAACTGGGCGCTGGCCAAAGGGTTTGCTCTGGGCGGCATGGAGGTTCCCGCCGTGCTTGAAGCATCTATTAACGGGTTGATGTTTCAAACGACCAAGGCGATGAAAATGCAGATTACAGGCGGCAGCCTGAGTGTCCGGTCCACCGGTGTTTACGGTATGCGTGTGGCGGGCGCCGCTGCGCGCGAGTTGTTGATTCAAGCTGCTGCTGATACCTGGCAGGTTGATCCCGCATCATTGACGGCGCGTGATGGGCGCATTGTAGAGATTGCTGGCGAGCGCAGCGCACCCTTTGCAGAATTTGCGCCGGCGGCCGGCCGCCTGTCTTCTAACGCTTCGCCCACGCTGAAAAACCCGCAGGAATTTCGCATCATGGGTCATAGCAAGCCGCGCCTGGATATACCCGCCAAGGTGGATGGCACCGCGCAGTTTGGTATCGACGCCACCGTAGAGGGTATGTTTTATGCTGCCGCGCAAGCTGCGCCTGTCTTTGGTGCCAGTGTCGCCTCCTTTGATGCCAGCCGCGCCAAGAAGATGCCTGGCGTGTTGGATGTGGTAAAGATTGATGATGCCGTGGCCGTCGTCGCGGACAGCTACTGGCATGCCCGTCAGGCCATGGACCAGGTTGAGATCACTTGGACCAAAACTGACAACGACAGCCGTTCATCGGCGGGTTTCTTCCAACAATTTACCGCCGATATGCAGCGTGACCGGGATGCCGGTACCAGCACGGCCGATCTTGAAGAAGGCAATGTCAGCAATGTCATTGCTAATGCCGAGAAAGTCATCAGCCGCAGTTACCAGGTGCCTTGGTTGGCGCACACCTGTATGGAGCCGATGAATGCCCTGGCGCGGGTCGGTGTGAATGGCTGCGAGGTTTGGACTGGCACGCAAAATCCGCTGGGAACACGCCATGCGATTGCCGCAGCGCTGAATCTCGATGTCGAGCAGGTAACCCTGCATCAGCATCAGATGGGTGGCGGCTTTGGCCGTCGCTCCATGCCAGACACCGCCATTCAGGCCGCGAAGCTGGCGCGATTGGTGGGCAAGCCAGTTAAACTGATCTGGTCACGGGAGGAGGATGTGAAGCACGATTTCTATCGGCCGGCTGTGCGGTCTGAATTTCGTGCGGTTCTGAATGATGCGGGGAAACCATTGGCCTGGGAAAACCAGTTCGTCGACAAACATGAGCCGGTGGAAGCGCCCCATATTCCCTATGATGTGCCCAACCAGTATGTGCATCACACCGATAGCCCAACGCATGTGCCTTTCGGCGCGTGGCGCAGTGTAGACCACTCGCAACATGGGTTCTTCACCGAGTCATTTATAGACGAGCTTGCCTACGAAGCCGGTGTCGACCCTTATCAGTACCGTCGCGAACTACTGGCACACAGGCCTCGACACCTCGCGGTACTGGACAAAGCGGCTGAGGAGGGCGATTGGGACACACCCATGAGCGAGGGTCGTGGGCGTGGCATCTCTCTACAAGAATCGTTTGGCACACTCGTTGCCCAGGTAGTCGAGGTGACCATTATCGAGGGTGACCTCAGTGTGGACCGAGTGGTTGTCGCGGTTGATCCGGGGTTTGCGGTATCGCCGGACGGGCTGACGGCACAGATGGAGTCGGGGGTAGTATACGGTTTGACGGCAGCCTTGTATGGCGAGATCTCTATCGAGAATGGCGCGGTTGCCCAGTCGAATTTCCATGACTATAGTGCATTGCGTATGGACAGCGCCCCTGTTATCGAAACCCATATCATCAATAGCATGGAACACTGGGGTGGCGCGGGTGAGCCGAGCACGCCTGGTATAGCACCTGCACTGACCAATGCCATTTACGCGGCACGTGGTGTACGCATTCGTGAATTACCGATCGGAAAGTTTGAGCTTGGCCCCAGCAGTGTTTAG
- a CDS encoding (2Fe-2S)-binding protein, producing the protein MIEFTVNNQPVALDVDPQMPLLWALRENLSLTGTKFGCGIAQCGACTIHLDGVAVRACVTPVASAAGRHVTTIEGLSQGDQLHPVQQAWIDYQVPQCGYCQSGQIMSATALLATEPQPTDEDIRSGMAGNICRCGMYSRIHKAIRSAADGGLALWEPDHGEQGELPTGVQRG; encoded by the coding sequence TTGATTGAGTTTACTGTTAATAACCAGCCTGTTGCACTGGATGTCGACCCGCAAATGCCGCTGCTGTGGGCATTGCGGGAGAACCTGTCGCTGACCGGCACGAAATTTGGCTGCGGCATCGCCCAGTGTGGTGCCTGCACTATTCATTTGGACGGTGTGGCGGTGCGTGCTTGTGTCACGCCGGTGGCCAGTGCAGCGGGCCGCCACGTTACGACGATTGAAGGATTGTCACAGGGCGATCAATTGCACCCGGTGCAGCAAGCCTGGATTGATTACCAGGTGCCACAGTGTGGTTATTGCCAGTCCGGTCAGATTATGTCGGCTACGGCTTTGTTGGCAACTGAGCCTCAGCCCACCGACGAGGATATTCGCAGTGGCATGGCGGGTAATATCTGTCGGTGTGGCATGTATAGCCGCATTCACAAAGCAATTCGCTCGGCTGCCGATGGCGGCTTGGCTCTTTGGGAGCCTGACCATGGCGAACAGGGTGAGTTGCCAACGGGGGTGCAACGTGGGTAA
- a CDS encoding nucleotidyltransferase family protein, whose protein sequence is MNALNSDQAHQNVSNDSPLCVAAIVLAAGCSRRMGVDNKLLLDHNGSPLVRCSVENAIASAVHTTFVVLGHDAGSVAEALEGLTFEPISNTHYSQGMSSSLVAGVNAARGFDAVAILLADMPLIASATIDVLLRAWATQDSPAIIVPTRGGRRGHPVIWPAVLFQELMQLNGDTGGKRLLQKYSDLVLEVSVSTDTIFMDIDTPADMEVVKVSSGSAS, encoded by the coding sequence ATGAATGCCCTGAATTCGGATCAAGCTCACCAGAATGTCAGCAATGACAGTCCACTTTGCGTCGCTGCGATTGTGCTGGCTGCAGGGTGTTCTCGCCGCATGGGCGTAGACAATAAATTGCTTCTGGACCATAACGGTAGCCCTTTGGTGCGCTGCAGCGTGGAGAATGCGATAGCGAGCGCTGTCCACACGACCTTTGTCGTATTGGGTCACGATGCTGGCAGTGTCGCAGAGGCCCTCGAAGGCCTCACGTTCGAGCCAATAAGCAATACGCACTACTCGCAGGGGATGTCGTCTTCTTTAGTTGCCGGTGTGAATGCGGCGCGCGGCTTTGACGCTGTGGCAATATTGTTGGCAGACATGCCACTGATCGCATCCGCAACGATAGACGTACTACTACGGGCTTGGGCAACACAGGACTCGCCGGCCATTATTGTCCCAACTCGCGGCGGCAGGCGAGGCCATCCGGTTATTTGGCCCGCAGTTCTCTTTCAGGAGCTGATGCAGTTGAACGGCGATACGGGCGGTAAGCGGCTGCTGCAGAAATACTCTGATCTGGTGCTGGAGGTCAGTGTCAGCACAGACACTATTTTTATGGATATCGATACGCCAGCAGACATGGAAGTCGTCAAAGTATCGAGTGGAAGCGCGAGCTGA